In Uranotaenia lowii strain MFRU-FL chromosome 2, ASM2978415v1, whole genome shotgun sequence, one genomic interval encodes:
- the LOC129746511 gene encoding probable cytosolic Fe-S cluster assembly factor CPIJ010948 has translation MSRFSGALQLTDLDDFITPSQECIKPVKIETTKSKTGSKITIQDDGSYMQATSSGLQKLEKVEITLADCLACSGCITSAEGVLISQQSQEELLKVMNANNLAKLNHQLDEVRYVVFTVAQQPILSLAKRYNLPPEETFERVAGYFKKLGGDLVLDTKIADDLALIESRNEFIERFRTNRQALPMLASSCPGWVCYAEKTHGNFILPYISTTRSPQQMMGMLVKRYLAKMQGISGNQIYHVTVMPCYDKKLEASREDFFSEVENCRDVDCVITSIEIEQMLEASGFSRLEAVERCSIGWPWTAQRMPCSVWSHETSGSGGYSEHIFKYAVRKLFNVEIDQVEFKNLRNNDLREVIFEQNGEVLLRFAIANGFRNIQNIVQKMKRGKCNYHYIEIMACPSGCLNGGAQIRPGDGQTQRDLTADLELMYRSLPRSNPENEAVEMVYTTFLDNSGDDNKRKELLHTSYHQIEKMNTALNIKW, from the exons ATGTCGCGATTTAGTGGTGCATTACAGTTGACCGATTTAGACGACTTCATAACACCGTCTCAG GAATGTATAAAACCCGTAAAAATAGAAACTACCAAATCCAAAACTGGATCGAAGATAACCATTCAGGATGATGGATCCTATATGCAAGCGACTTCG AGTGGCCTCCAAAAGCTTGAAAAAGTAGAAATCACCCTGGCCGATTGTCTGGCCTGTTCCGGCTGCATAACGTCAGCCGAAGGGGTTTTGATATCACAACAGAGCCAGGAAGAATTGCTCAAGGTTATGAATGCCAACAATCTAGCAAAACTAAATCATCAGCTAGATGAGGTGCGCTACGTTGTTTTCACCGTGGCTCAGCAGCCAATTTTGTCCCTGGCCAAACGGTACAATTTACCCCCTGAAGAGACTTTCGAACGAGTTGCTG GATACTTTAAAAAGCTTGGCGGCGATTTAGTACTGGACACCAAAATTGCTGACGATTTGGCTCTTATCGAAAGCCGTAACGAGTTCATCGAACGGTTCAGAACCAATCGTCAGGCTCTGCCCATGTTGGCCTCGTCCTGTCCCGGATGGGTTTGCTATGCTGAGAAAACACATGGCAACTTTATTTTACCGTACATTTCGACCACGAG atctCCACAACAAATGATGGGAATGTTGGTGAAACGTTATCTGGCTAAAATGCAGGGAATCAGTGGAAATCAGATATATCATGTTACTGTAATGCCGTGTTACGATAAAAAGCTAGAAGCCTCCCGAGAAGATTTCTTCTcggaagttgaaaattgtcgCGATGTTGATTGTGTTATAACATCCA TTGAAATCGAACAAATGCTGGAGGCCTCCGGATTTTCGAGACTCGAAGCTGTTGAACGTTGTTCAATCGGTTGGCCCTGGACGGCACAACGTATGCCATGCTCAGTTTGGTCCCATGAAACCTCTGGCTCAGGTGGTTACAGTGAACACATTTTCAAATACGCAGTTCGGAAACTTTTTAATGTTGAAATCGATCAAGTAGAGTTTAAAAACCTTAGAAACAATGATCTTCGAGAAGTGATTTTCGAGCAAAACGGGGAGGTTTTGCTGAGATTTGCTATAGCCAATGGGTTCAGAAACATTCAGAATATTGTACAGAAGATGAAACGGGGGAAATGTAACTACCACTACATTGAAATAATGGCTTGTCCTTCTGGATGTTTGAACGGAGGTGCCCAGATACGACCGGGTGATGGTCAAACTCAGAGAGATTTAACTGCCGATTTGGAACTTATGTATCGTTCACTTCCCCGTTCCAATCCAGAAAATGAAGCAGTGGAAATggtttacacaacttttttggACAATTCTGGAGATGATAATAAACGCAAGGAACTTCTTCATACCAGCTACCATCAGATAGAAAAAATGAATACCGCTTTGAATATAAAATGGTGA
- the LOC129745861 gene encoding RNA polymerase I-specific transcription initiation factor RRN3, producing MSLTAEKRRLSSILKPYPSSDGAKINGSLSQNKVHFDDFSIESVLRDVLDHNRLQRYERLLAEVKDEQYDDRKFQQMFVEAKKCVHLLNVNFGMLVEALLSVRWLSREESAQELYKDFVIELLVAHNNYTSLAVAKLIQNFVLKDEDRSGWVQGVANSEVIQKFAPIHDLILRLKNVIPMIFSVILVQLRKHFPYFKKPTHVVCGYLHNTLWMTEYSSMFSEELMDIVFNRLLAIDVNAPRNEIEEAEFPEDDQQIFNMDQDPTDGTGPDDDDWKMKLPLAETLDCCMEQIYSFIEQRLTSAGASSGESDRLFKMLLTLFDNHILPTHNTHHVQFLMFYLCSFKSAYVEYFITHLWGQVCNPNVSTPMRQAAVGYVGSMLARAKFVPVGLLKSTLRELSNWVHNYIQRTDSMNYNQSLKAHMVFYSVCQAIFYVVAFRSRLLTSCAKNLSFLQSLQLSSIVTCHLNPLRVCLPTVANAFAGVTRAHQLAYCHTILERNARRKLATVYKTESQMPDECLETFFPFDPYLLKKSGKRIDPIFMPYQSSEAEESNGDSINSPGSRGRKRYESMSEDVDDFIQEVKRHKNGVGSENSDVPFTYSYGVSPGFHN from the exons ATGTCGCTCACAGCGGAGAAACGCCGATTGTCGTCGATTTTGAAACCTTATCCAAGTTCGGACGGAGCGAAAATCAATGGGAGTCTGTCGCAAAACAAGGTTCATTTCGATGACTTCAGCATTGAATCGGTGCTAAGAGATGTCCTGGACCACAACCGTCTGCAACGGTACGAACGTCTCCTGGCCGAGGTCAAAGATGAGCAGTACGATGACAGAAAATTCCAACAAATGTTCGTGGAAGCCAAGAAATGCGTACATCTGTTGAATGTCAACTTCGGGATGCTGGTGGAAGCGTTACTTTCGGTGCGCTGGCTGTCCCGGGAAGAATCCGCCCAGGAGCTGTACAAAGATTTCGTGATAGAATTGCTGGTGGCGCACAATAACTACACATCGCTAGCGGTGGCGAAGCTGATTCAGAATTTTGTCCTAAAGGATGAGGACCGCTCCGGTTGGGTTCAGGGTGTGGCCAACAGCGAGGTGATTCAAAAGTTTGCACCAATTCATGATTTGATTTTGCGCCTCAAGAACGTGATACCCAT GATTTTCAGTGTGATACTAGTGCAATTGCGCAAACATTTTCCGTATTTCAAGAAACCTACACATGTGGTTTGCGGATACTTGCATAACACTTTATGGATGACGGAGTATTCATCGATGTTCAGTGAAGAGCTTATGGACATCGTATTCAATCGGTTGCTGGCCATTGACGTCAATGCACCGCGGAACGAGATCGAAGAAGCCGAATTCCCTGAGGACGATCAGCAAATCTTCAACATGGATCAAGACCCGACTGACGGTACTGGGCCAGACGATGATGATTGGAAAATGAAACTTCCGCTGGCAGAAACACTGGACTGTTGCATGGAGCAGATATATTCGTTCATTGAACAGCGTCTTACCAGTGCGGGTGCTAGCTCGGGCGAATCAGATCGGTTGTTCAAAATGTTGCTAACATTATTTGATAACCATATCCTGCCGACTCATAATACACACCACGTGCAGTTCCTAATGTTCTACTTGTGCAGTTTCAAGTCAGCTTACGTGGAATATTTTATAACGCACTTGTGGGGGCAGGTCTGCAATCCAAATGTGTCTACTCCGATGAGGCAGGCCGCCGTAGGATACGTGGGAAGCATGCTGGCTCGTGCTAAATTTGTTCCCGTTGG GCTATTGAAATCCACCCTACGCGAGTTGTCTAACTGGGTGCACAATTATATACAACGGACTGATTCGATGAACTATAACCAGTCGCTGAAAGCTCACATGGTATTTTATTCGGTGTGTCAAGCTATATTCTACGTCGTCGCTTTCCGAAGTAGACTACTTACCTCTTGTGCAAAGAATCTATCGTTCCTGCAATCTCTGCAGCTTTCATCGATTGTCACTTGTCATCTGAACCCACTGAGGGTTTGCTTACCGACTGTGGCCAATGCTTTTGCCGGAGTGACGAGGGCACATCAACTGGCATACTGTCACACCATCTTAGAGAGAAATGCAAGGCGAAAACTTGCAACGGTCTACAAAACAGAATCCCAGATGCCGGACGAATGTTTAGAAACATTCTTCCCCTTTGATCCATATTTGCTTAAAAAGTCGGGCAAACGCATCGATCCTATATTCATGCCTTATCAGTCCAGTGAAGCAGAAGAAAGTAACGGAGATTCAATTAATTCACCCGGCTCACGTGGACGTAAACGTTACGAATCTATGTCCGAAGATGTGGACGACTTCATCCAGGAAGTTAAACGACACAAGAACGGAGTCGGATCAGAAAACAGTGATGTACCCTTCACCTACTCCTACGGAGTATCTCCCGGTTTTCACAACTAA
- the LOC129745863 gene encoding cAMP-dependent protein kinase catalytic subunit beta-like translates to MTSSGLFSSGSDYKQILNRLKTEFEKRYNASKETTLSSLNNYDILKIIGTGAFGVVKLIRKKNSDQYYAMKILSKAQIVQHKQIQHTINEKRILQSVNFPFLVHLETCAKDNSFVYLVMPFINGGEMYSLLRSNKRFSEDQSKFYAAQIALALEYLHYLNLVYRDLKPENVLIDHKGYVKIADFGFCKMIRDRTWTLCGTPEYLAPELLQSKGYGKSIDWWTYGVVVYEMVAGYTPFYSVDQMKMFEKICKGKFRFPADFSADLRDLVKNILQVDLSRRFGNLKDGTSDIKGHPWFKGTNWIAMLNGEVTAPFLPKISGQGDTSRFDYYEERNLKVASKCQFVKEFADF, encoded by the coding sequence atgacaagttcAGGCTTGTTCTCGAGTGGCAGCGACTACAAACAGATTCTGAATAGATTGAAAACTGAATTCGAGAAACGTTATAATGCATCCAAAGAGACCACTCTTTCATCACTGAACAATTACGATATACTGAAAATAATTGGAACAGGCGCTTTCGGTGTTGTAAAATTGATCCGCAAGAAAAATTCCGATCAATACTACGCGATGAAAATTTTATCTAAGGCCCAAATCGTACAGCATAAGCAGATACAACACACGATCAACGAGAAAAGGATCCTTCAGAGCGTGAATTTCCCATTTCTTGTTCATTTGGAGACCTGTGCCAAGGATAATTCGTTCGTTTATCTGGTGATGCCGTTCATTAACGGAGGTGAAATGTATTCGTTATTACGATCCAATAAGCGGTTTAGTGAGgatcaatcaaaattttatgcaGCACAAATAGCGCTTGCACTCGAATACTTGCATTATTTAAATTTGGTGTACCGAGATTTGAAGCCCGAAAATGTTCTGATTGATCATAAAGGGTACGTTAAGATAGCGGACTTTGGATTTTGCAAGATGATTCGAGATCGGACGTGGACGCTCTGTGGCACTCCCGAATATTTGGCACCGGAACTGCTCCAATCTAAAGGATACGGCAAGAGCATCGACTGGTGGACATACGGTGTTGTCGTGTACGAAATGGTTGCCGGATATACCCCTTTTTATTCCGTGGatcaaatgaaaatgtttgagAAAATATGTAAAGGAAAATTTCGATTTCCAGCCGATTTCAGTGCCGATCTTAGAGATTTGGTGAAAAACATCCTTCAGGTAGATTTGTCCCGAAGGTTTGGAAATTTGAAGGATGGAACAAGCGATATTAAAGGTCACCCGTGGTTCAAAGGAACGAACTGGATCGCCATGCTGAATGGGGAAGTAACGGCTCCATTTCTACCGAAAATCAGCGGTCAAGGAGATACATCTCGTTTTGATTATTACGAAGAAAGGAATTTGAAAGTTGCATCCAAATGCCAATTTGTGAAGGAATTTGCCGATTTCTAG
- the LOC129745860 gene encoding zinc finger protein 236-like: MANNPELEKTQSSTRSKCNLCEASFVTRALLARHISNVHERVKRYDCGHCSAAFNSQKNFTLHRTVHGPRPFKCPKCCLVFRRRATLMGHIEQHYENEDHICVVCKRQFLSAAELRIHVYEGHEEKSASPQKKSKNTVGQTNEKINYKCTLCENKIFTKKSLLERHFLIHTKQKPFVCDICGKTFNQKSTLKTHWAVHTKNRDFMCMLCGLKFTQKVNLRVHTMRVHPKRNIATLTDRLPCPYCPCLFKKLGSLNAHKTKVHAVLLEQTEQSNDPNQVEEEVVQITAVEQQSEGTEARSGIVYQCNTCEGPTLFDSIGQLERHLKEHEDDQKRSPPQTSEIVQSVVPCRTKTHLEGYSEKRRFECTICKAAFKQSSHLKQHLKSHYGIKGNRCEICNKTFTTNHTLKVHRASHNQNSQLNYKCDKCLTSFSLHSSLVRHNKLHENPDRSYSCPYCPRVFKWLQNCNTHIKTHHATDMLKLTDLNKLTSNVEMTDRFSDSNDLLENPFLSSDDLVEQNEAVNNLTSAMRNVANCIVKIDNEFYEIPVQIDTSQIPNDDDEGDIQSNINESPNIVPDPMVSFQSDIDESAEQQNSENNPTFQIIIDDGTLYQLINEGTEIAILPDDAMISATSDQDDDDDNVAHRVEDSKKNSNQTEEDLFSDFVEDGRKRFRCKGCEKVFKKPIDLRRHIRTHTGERPFKCSHCSKTFALKAILQSHVKTHEKRQMLPCPEPGCKGKFSSKTSLDMHRRLHTGDRPFKCTVCSLTFRTSGHMQSHMNSHKRLAMQHEMLDKQFELLQKWHKSM; this comes from the exons ATGGCGAACAACCCCGAGTTGGAAAAAACTCAAAGCAGTACCCGCAGCAAATGTAACCTCTGCGAGGCTTCATTCGTAACGCGAGCCCTGTTGGCTCGCCACATAAGCAATGTGCACGAGCGAGTCAAGCGCTATGACTGTGGGCATTGCAGCGCAGCGTTCAACTCGCAGAAAAATTTTACGCTACACCGAACGGTTCACGGTCCGAGGCCTTTCAAATGTCCCAAGTGCTGTTTGGTTTTTCGGCGGCGTGCCACTTTGATGGGTCATATCGAGCAGCACTACGAGAATGAAGATCACATTTGTGTGGTATGCAAAAGGCAATTTTTGAGTGCGGCCGAGCTGAGAATTCACGTGTACGAAGGTCACGAAGAAAAGTCGGCTTCTCCACAGAAAAAGTCCAAG AATACCGTTggtcaaacaaatgaaaaaataaattacaaatgcACTTTATGTGAGAACAAGATATTCACTAAGAAAAGTTTGTTGGAGAGACATTTTTTGATCCACACCAAGCAGAAACCATTTGTG TGCGATATCTGTGGAAAAACATTCAACCAGAAAAGCACCCTAAAAACTCACTGGGCAGTGCATACTAAAAATCGCGACTTTATGTGCATGCTGTGCGGactaaaatttacacaaaaagtGAATCTCCGTGTGCACACGATGCGAGTCCATCCGAAGCGAAATATAGCCACATTAACGGACCGATTGCCTTGCCCCTATTGTCCGTGTCTGTTCAAAAAACTGGGCAGCTTGAACGCCCACAAAACAAAGGTTCATGCAGTCTTGTTGGAGCAGACTGAACAAAGTAATGACCCGAACCAAGTTGAAGAGGAAGTTGTCCAAATTACTGCTGTAGAACAGCAATCTGAAGGAACGGAAGCACGGTCAGGAATCGTATATCAGTGCAATACCTGCGAGGGTCCGACACTTTTCGACAGTATTGGCCAACTGGAGCGTCACCTGAAGGAACACGAAGACGATCAAAAGCG AAGTCCACCGCAGACGTCGGAGATCGTGCAATCGGTAGTTCCTTGCCGTACGAAAACCCACCTGGAGGGCTACAGTGAGAAGAGACGTTTTGAATGCACTATCTGCAAAGCAGCATTCAAGCAGTCTAGCCATCTCAAGCAGCACCTGAAATCACATTATGGTATCAAAGGCAATCGGTGTGAGATTTGCAACAAAACATTCACCACCAACCACACCTTAAAAGTGCACCGTGCAAGTCACAATCAGAACTCGCAGCTAAATTACAAGTGCGACAAATGTCTCACTAGTTTCAGTTTACACTCAAGCTTAGTTCGACACAACAAACTGCACGAAAATCCGGACCGCAGTTACTCCTGCCCGTACTGTCCACGAGTCTTCAAATGGTTGCAGAACTGCAACACTCACATCAAAACCCATCACGCGACCGACATGCTTAAGCTAACTGATCTAAACAAATTAACTTCTAACGTAGAAATGACTGATAGATTTAGTGATAGTAACGACCTGCTAGAAAACCCCTTTTTAAGTAGTGATGATTTGGTTGAGCAAAATGAAGCTGTGAATAATTTGACGTCCGCAATGCGCAACGTAGCAAATTGTATTGTTAAAATCGATAATGAATTTTACGAAATCCCGGTACAAATAGATACTAGTCAGATtcccaacgacgacgacgaaggcGATATCCAATCAAATATCAATGAATCTCCCAACATAGTTCCTGACCCGATGGTTTCCTTTCAATCGGATATCGATGAATCTGCTGAGCAACAAAACAG TGAAAACAATCCTACATTCCAAATTATTATAGACGATGGAACGCTTTATCAGCTTATAAATGAAGGTACCGAAATTGCCATCCTACCGGACGATGCAATGATCAGTGCAACATCTGAtcaagatgatgatgatgataatgtcGCCCATCGCGTTgaagattcgaaaaaaaactcaaaccaaACCGAGGAGGATTTATTTTCGGATTTCGTCGAAGATGGTCGCAAAAGGTTTCGCTGCAAAGGATGTgaaaaggttttcaaaaaaccaaTCGACTTGAGGCGACACATTCGAACGCATACGg GGGAACGTCCATTCAAATGTTCCCACTGTTCGAAAACCTTCGCTCTCAAGGCGATCCTGCAGTCGCATGTGAAAACGCATGAAAAACGCCAAATGTTGCCCTGCCCGGAGCCTGGCTGCAAGGGAAAGTTTTCGAGCAAAACCAGCCTGGATATGCATCGCCGATTGCACACCGGCGATCGGCCCTTCAAGTGTACCGTTTGTTCGCTCACGTTCCGCACCTCCGGGCATATGCAGTCCCATATGAACTCACACAAACGGCTGGCCATGCAGCACGAAATGTTGGATAAACAGTTCGAGTTGCTACAGAAGTGGCATAAGTCAATGTGA